The Halotia branconii CENA392 region GATCGCAGTAGTCTGGAGAACTATCTAAACTTTGGTCGATATAATTTTTCGGTTGATAGGTAAAGTCAAGTAAGGCTTTGAGTTCATCGAAGGTTAAATCATCACCGCTATAGGCACGGGTAGAGCGTCGCTTGTGCATGGTGATTTCCAAATCTAACAGATTTTCTCCCCAGAAAATAGGTGTTGTAGAAGTAGGAATTTTCAGACAAAAAGGAAAATTATATTTGTCTTCTAGAGACTTTTCTTGTTTCACCATTGGTAAATTCAGTTTGCCAGTTATACCCGGTTGAATTTGGGTATGCCGATGAAAATATTTCAGCAATTCGCCATCAGGAATTTGCGGGTAACTAGTTTCAGTCGCAGAGGGTAAAGCGGTACATCCTATTGGCAAATTTTGTTTGATATCTAATAAGTCTGCCAAGGGTAGAACTGCGATCGCTCCTTCTTGTTGCGGATCGATATACAATAAATCATTGACAGCTTCATCTATAAAACCACTAATCAAATGCGGGCGATAGTCAGTAATAGCAGCAGCTAACTCAATGTTGCCCAAAAGATGTCCCGTATCTAAAAAGATCCGGCGGTAAGCCCTATCTTCATAACGCCAAGCTGAACGATAAAAAACCCCAGTCACAATAATCGCTAATTGGGTACTTTCGAGGCTAGGATGCCAAAAACAAGCTTCTTGTAAAGCTTGCCAAACATCACTTTCCCAATAATGCATCAGTGAATGAGTCCGGCACTGGTAGTTATATAATCCAGGTGGTAATGACGGCGTGCCACGAGAAACTATATATACTTCAGCAGGATACAATCCACCTGCACTAGGGGCAGCTCGTAAATACACCGTACTACCCATAGAAGGCATTCTTGCTGTTAGTCCATAACTGCGAAATAGAAGTCGTGATAGTCTTTGCCACCATTGAGCATCTGGTTTATTCGCAAATGCTTCTGGGATTTCTTGCAGATAAGGTTTAAGATCAAGAGTAGAGCCAATTTTGTACTCTTTAAACGGTACTGGCTGCTTAGCCCAATCTAATTTTTGATTTTTAGAAGCAAGGGTTTCAGGGTTGTATTTAGTACGCTCATGGTAGTGTTGAGCAATGGATTCGTGTATTTCTGGCATAAAAATTTAAATACCCTTAAAGCGTTCTTTTTTTGATCTTGGCATTCATTAGCCTTATTATTTCGTGTGAATCAGTACAATTGTTTGACTCATAATGTAGTATTTGCTAATTCCCAATAAATGCTTGAGTAGGGAATAACGTGATTTTATAAGATGAACTCAAGGTTTAGGCGATCGCTTAATTTATTCAAAATAGTTTTTGTCAAAAATTACTTCTTTGTCTGGCTTACAGCTGCATCTTGACAAATCCTTACATACGAATCCGGCACGATTGGATTATTTGTGCAAATATAAAGAAAAGCTTAAGAATCTAAAAAACTTATGATCACTACCAAAATGATGAAACAAATATGGGCTGTCATAGAATCGACCCAAGTCAGTACCTTGCTTCAATTTGACGATGCTGCCTTAGTACAGTTGCTACTCCAGAAATTAGAAGGCAAAGACGGGTTTGATGCCCAAGCAGATTGTAACCTCAACAATTATATCGAATCTAAACTGCCCTTAATTCGTGACACCGCCGAAGGACGACTATCCTTTGGGCAAAGCAATCATCCTTAATGACAGTTGCCACAAGATTGCTCAGTGCCAAAAATCCTTTCAGAGTAGAACCAAATATAATGAATCACTGGCTAGTAATTGCCCTGGTAGCTTACCTTATTGGAGCGACGATTGAAGGGGTGACTACAGCTAGTCAGCTATCTCATTCAGCACCAGAGCTAACTAAAGGCACACAAGAGCAACCCTCAGACTCTCCTACTCCATCTAACTCTAGCTGGCAAGTTGTCGCCACCATCGCCTCAGTCAGTATCTGTGGAGCTTTCTTTTGGCCTTGTCGCCTCTTTCA contains the following coding sequences:
- a CDS encoding SagB/ThcOx family dehydrogenase; translated protein: MPEIHESIAQHYHERTKYNPETLASKNQKLDWAKQPVPFKEYKIGSTLDLKPYLQEIPEAFANKPDAQWWQRLSRLLFRSYGLTARMPSMGSTVYLRAAPSAGGLYPAEVYIVSRGTPSLPPGLYNYQCRTHSLMHYWESDVWQALQEACFWHPSLESTQLAIIVTGVFYRSAWRYEDRAYRRIFLDTGHLLGNIELAAAITDYRPHLISGFIDEAVNDLLYIDPQQEGAIAVLPLADLLDIKQNLPIGCTALPSATETSYPQIPDGELLKYFHRHTQIQPGITGKLNLPMVKQEKSLEDKYNFPFCLKIPTSTTPIFWGENLLDLEITMHKRRSTRAYSGDDLTFDELKALLDFTYQPKNYIDQSLDSSPDYCDLNLIETFIAVCGVKGLETGCYYYAPKAQELRQIRFKNFRRQLHFLCLGQDLGRDAGAVLFHTADLKSAISQYGDRVYRYLHLDAGHLGQRLNLAAISLNLGVSGIGGFFDDQVNEVLGIPADEAVLYITTLGRPR